In Curtobacterium sp. MCPF17_002, one genomic interval encodes:
- a CDS encoding sugar phosphate isomerase/epimerase — MKLGLYNAIFHDRPLASALAAIADNGLTGIELNTGGFLPPVHVPSIDEILVDDAARDAFLAQFDGIGVSIAGLNCNGNPLHPDRAIGDAHAEDLRRSIRLAARLGQDRVVTMSGLPAGEPGGTRPNWIVNAWNSAALDVIEYQWSVAVPFWQEIDALAREHGVKVALELHPQNVVFNPATIRELVSRGGLTNVGVELDASHLFWQQMHPVDVVRDLGPLVFHAAAKDVRINPHAAINGVLDNSFRRLSPDEERTNLGGDEWANEWPKPSAWDFVALGKGHDEAYWSQFLEALHEVDPDMWVNIEHEDTELGREEGVAVAATVLRAADARRTG; from the coding sequence ATGAAGCTCGGTCTGTACAACGCGATCTTCCACGATCGCCCCCTCGCCTCCGCCCTCGCGGCGATCGCGGACAACGGCCTCACCGGCATCGAGCTGAACACCGGCGGGTTCCTGCCACCGGTGCACGTGCCCTCGATCGACGAGATCCTGGTCGACGACGCAGCACGCGACGCCTTCCTCGCCCAGTTCGACGGCATCGGTGTCTCCATCGCGGGGCTGAACTGCAACGGCAACCCCCTGCACCCGGATCGGGCGATCGGGGACGCCCACGCCGAGGACCTCCGCCGCAGCATCCGGCTCGCCGCCCGCCTCGGTCAGGACCGTGTCGTCACGATGTCCGGGCTGCCCGCCGGCGAGCCGGGTGGCACGAGGCCGAACTGGATCGTCAACGCGTGGAACTCCGCCGCGCTCGACGTCATCGAGTACCAGTGGAGCGTCGCCGTGCCGTTCTGGCAGGAGATCGACGCGCTTGCCCGGGAGCACGGGGTCAAGGTCGCGCTGGAACTGCACCCGCAGAACGTCGTGTTCAACCCGGCGACGATCCGCGAGCTCGTCTCGCGCGGGGGACTGACGAACGTCGGGGTCGAACTCGACGCGTCGCACCTGTTCTGGCAGCAGATGCACCCGGTCGACGTCGTCCGTGACCTCGGCCCGCTGGTGTTCCACGCCGCCGCGAAGGACGTCCGGATCAACCCGCACGCGGCGATCAACGGCGTGCTCGACAACTCGTTCCGCCGGCTGTCCCCGGACGAGGAGCGCACGAACCTCGGCGGCGACGAGTGGGCGAACGAGTGGCCGAAGCCGTCGGCGTGGGACTTCGTCGCGCTCGGGAAGGGCCACGACGAGGCCTACTGGTCGCAGTTCCTCGAGGCCCTGCACGAGGTCGACCCGGACATGTGGGTGAACATCGAGCACGAGGACACCGAGCTCGGGCGCGAGGAGGGCGTCGCGGTCGCCGCCACGGTGCTCCGCGCGGCGGACGCGCGTCGTACCGGGTGA
- a CDS encoding glycosyl hydrolase family 18 protein → MRRTGLVVAGALVLAAVLGGCATDDGTGGPAVEAYVEPGDESAARVSDAAGRSATIGIDGVTVAEDGAGLNDLPSGVGALARTARTGGAAPELLVSNYSESLGDFSPEIGTALLSDPDHRDEVAARLAELASEQHMAGVQIDLESLRSRDRAGLVAFAAALRTAVHDALGDDAETSIAVMASTSADGYRDTGYDLGALADHVDRFVLMTYDQHGPWSGPGTVGALPWAARVVRAAEAEGLPADRIDLGIAGYGYVWGGSGDAQVSPAQARKAAGDRARWSARNGEWSASLDDGRELHWSDARSYRARVDLAEDLGLHGVALWSLGTLALPS, encoded by the coding sequence ATGCGGCGGACAGGTCTCGTGGTCGCCGGAGCGCTCGTGCTCGCGGCCGTGCTCGGCGGCTGCGCCACCGACGACGGCACGGGCGGGCCGGCGGTCGAGGCGTACGTCGAGCCCGGCGACGAATCGGCTGCACGGGTGTCCGACGCCGCCGGGCGCTCGGCCACGATCGGCATCGACGGCGTCACGGTCGCCGAGGACGGCGCCGGGCTGAACGACCTCCCGTCGGGCGTGGGCGCGCTCGCACGGACGGCCAGGACGGGCGGTGCGGCCCCGGAGCTGCTCGTCAGCAACTACTCCGAGTCCCTCGGGGACTTCTCGCCCGAGATCGGCACGGCGCTGCTGTCCGACCCGGACCACCGGGATGAGGTGGCCGCCCGGCTGGCCGAGCTCGCGTCCGAGCAGCACATGGCCGGGGTGCAGATCGACCTCGAGTCGCTCCGGAGCCGCGACCGCGCCGGGCTCGTGGCCTTCGCGGCGGCGCTCCGGACGGCGGTGCACGACGCACTCGGCGACGACGCGGAGACCTCGATCGCGGTGATGGCCTCGACGAGCGCGGACGGGTACCGGGACACCGGCTACGACCTCGGCGCACTCGCGGACCACGTCGACCGCTTCGTCCTGATGACCTACGACCAGCACGGCCCGTGGAGCGGCCCCGGAACGGTCGGCGCGCTGCCCTGGGCCGCGCGGGTCGTCCGCGCGGCGGAGGCCGAGGGGCTGCCCGCCGACCGGATCGACCTCGGGATCGCGGGCTACGGCTACGTGTGGGGTGGGAGCGGCGACGCGCAGGTCTCCCCGGCGCAGGCGCGGAAGGCCGCCGGCGACCGCGCACGGTGGTCGGCGCGGAACGGGGAGTGGTCGGCCTCGCTCGACGACGGCCGCGAGCTGCACTGGTCGGACGCCCGCTCCTACCGGGCCCGCGTCGACCTGGCGGAGGACCTCGGGCTGCACGGCGTCGCGCTCTGGTCCCTCGGCACCCTGGCGCTGCCGAGCTGA
- a CDS encoding MoxR family ATPase, which produces MDRIRDVGDDIIGAVATVIDGKREAIRTALTVMLAEGHLLVEDVPGVGKTVLAKALGASVGGSVNRIQFTSDMLPSDVTGVNIFDQSSGTFRFSPGPVFANVVIGDEINRTSPKTQSALLEAMAEAQVTVDGVTRKLDSPFMIVATQNPIDMEGTYPLPEAQRDRFMARLTMGYPSADSERQMLTNRGGGDPLAHVRPIVDVNTLRDLIHSVRTVHVAPDVEAYIVAIVRATRTHPDIVLGASPRATLHLAQAARAHAALLGRPFVTPDDVAALAPVILAHRLVPVARGLGGTGDDTAREIVIRIVSDTAVPFTAAPVRS; this is translated from the coding sequence ATCGACCGCATCCGCGACGTCGGCGACGACATCATCGGCGCCGTCGCCACGGTGATCGACGGCAAGCGCGAGGCCATCCGCACCGCGTTGACCGTCATGCTGGCCGAGGGGCACCTGCTCGTCGAGGACGTCCCCGGCGTCGGCAAGACCGTGCTCGCGAAGGCGCTCGGCGCGTCCGTCGGCGGATCGGTGAACCGCATCCAGTTCACCTCGGACATGCTGCCGTCCGACGTCACCGGCGTGAACATCTTCGACCAGTCCTCCGGCACGTTCCGGTTCTCGCCCGGACCGGTGTTCGCGAACGTCGTCATCGGCGACGAGATCAACCGCACCAGCCCGAAGACCCAGTCCGCACTGCTCGAGGCGATGGCCGAGGCGCAGGTCACCGTCGACGGCGTCACGCGCAAGCTGGACAGCCCGTTCATGATCGTCGCGACGCAGAACCCGATCGACATGGAGGGCACCTACCCGCTGCCCGAGGCGCAGCGCGACCGCTTCATGGCGCGTCTCACGATGGGGTACCCCAGCGCCGACTCCGAGCGCCAGATGCTCACGAACCGCGGTGGCGGCGACCCGCTCGCCCACGTCCGGCCGATCGTCGACGTGAACACGCTCCGCGACCTCATCCACTCGGTCCGCACCGTGCACGTCGCACCCGACGTCGAGGCGTACATCGTCGCGATCGTCCGGGCCACGCGCACCCACCCGGACATCGTGCTCGGCGCGAGCCCACGGGCCACCCTGCACCTCGCCCAGGCTGCACGCGCCCACGCGGCACTGCTCGGCCGTCCGTTCGTCACCCCGGACGACGTCGCCGCCCTCGCGCCGGTGATCCTCGCCCACCGTCTCGTCCCGGTCGCACGCGGCCTCGGCGGCACCGGTGACGACACCGCCCGCGAGATCGTGATCCGCATCGTGTCCGACACCGCCGTGCCCTTCACGGCGGCCCCCGTCCGTTCCTGA
- a CDS encoding MarR family transcriptional regulator, with protein sequence MSVDDTSVAVRAHGWRTLAALHGLIETRLERALREVDLSVVEFTVLDALRRQDGFHMRMQQLARAAALSPSATTRLVNRLEERALLTRVLCADDRRGLYTELTHAGQALLDAATPIHAAAVEEALAEARDVPELEELAVAVDRLEGATV encoded by the coding sequence ATGTCCGTCGACGACACGTCCGTCGCCGTCCGCGCCCACGGCTGGCGCACCCTCGCCGCCCTGCACGGGCTCATCGAGACGCGGCTCGAACGGGCCCTGCGCGAGGTCGACCTGTCCGTCGTCGAGTTCACGGTCCTCGATGCCCTTCGCCGTCAAGACGGCTTCCACATGCGGATGCAGCAGCTCGCCCGGGCCGCAGCGCTCAGCCCCAGCGCCACCACCCGCCTGGTGAACCGGTTGGAGGAACGCGCGCTCCTCACCCGCGTCCTCTGCGCCGACGACCGCCGCGGGCTCTACACCGAACTCACCCACGCAGGGCAGGCACTGCTCGACGCGGCCACGCCGATCCACGCCGCGGCGGTCGAGGAAGCGCTCGCCGAAGCGCGCGACGTCCCGGAACTCGAGGAACTCGCCGTCGCCGTCGACCGGCTCGAGGGTGCCACCGTCTGA
- a CDS encoding LacI family DNA-binding transcriptional regulator, protein MSPRPPTIIDVAARAGVSKSLVSMVMRDDPGVSETRRTAVLAAAAELGYRPNRAAAILAGTRTRTIGVVVDDFRNPWYVPMLDGVREALAPHGLRLTLADTLANAHLGSSPFDDLVSLRVDGVVLAAEGFPDLVVPADTPVVIAGERADVPGGLDVVASDEAAGGRLAAEHLIGLGHRRIVHVTGSGGPAAVRRAATVARLVESGIPPLVFGEGPTSEQTGYAATRRALEDHPDLTAVFAANDVMAMGAIAAVREAGLRVPEDVSVIGNDETPLASSPLLRLTTVDPHNDEVGRLAATRLVERIGAAHHAAPTRTLVPPSLVIRSTTAPPPR, encoded by the coding sequence GTGTCCCCTCGCCCGCCGACGATCATCGACGTCGCGGCCCGCGCGGGCGTCTCGAAGTCCCTGGTGTCGATGGTGATGCGCGACGACCCCGGTGTCTCCGAGACCCGCCGCACTGCCGTCCTCGCCGCCGCCGCGGAACTCGGCTACCGACCGAACCGCGCCGCCGCGATCCTCGCCGGCACGCGCACCCGGACGATCGGCGTCGTCGTCGACGACTTCCGGAACCCCTGGTACGTCCCGATGCTCGACGGCGTCCGGGAGGCCCTCGCCCCGCACGGCCTCCGCCTCACCCTGGCGGACACGCTCGCGAACGCCCACCTCGGGTCATCGCCGTTCGACGACCTCGTCTCCCTCCGGGTCGACGGCGTGGTGCTCGCCGCCGAGGGCTTCCCCGACCTCGTCGTCCCCGCAGACACCCCCGTGGTCATCGCCGGGGAACGCGCCGACGTGCCGGGTGGGCTGGACGTCGTCGCCTCCGACGAAGCAGCCGGCGGCCGGTTGGCAGCGGAGCACCTCATCGGTCTGGGTCACCGCCGCATCGTCCACGTCACCGGCTCTGGAGGCCCGGCTGCCGTCCGGCGCGCGGCCACCGTCGCGCGGCTGGTCGAGTCCGGCATCCCGCCGCTGGTGTTCGGCGAGGGGCCGACCTCGGAGCAGACCGGCTACGCGGCCACCCGGCGCGCACTCGAGGACCACCCGGACCTGACCGCGGTGTTCGCCGCGAACGACGTGATGGCGATGGGGGCGATCGCCGCGGTGCGTGAGGCCGGGCTCCGGGTCCCCGAGGACGTCTCCGTGATCGGCAACGACGAGACCCCGCTCGCGTCGTCACCACTGCTGCGCCTGACGACGGTGGATCCGCACAACGACGAGGTCGGCCGTCTGGCTGCGACCCGGCTCGTCGAGCGCATCGGGGCCGCGCACCACGCCGCACCGACACGGACGCTCGTGCCGCCGTCCCTCGTCATCCGCTCGACCACCGCTCCCCCGCCCCGCTGA
- a CDS encoding Gfo/Idh/MocA family oxidoreductase gives MSDSIGVAVIGAGMAGKAHMAAWRNAPSLFGSTLPPVRLVSIGDVYEPLAAEAAQRFGYARHDTDWRAIAAADDIDVVSVVVANTLHREIVEGLLAAGKHVLCEKPLSDSLEDARAMAAAAALAADRGQTARVGFTYRRAPGLAAIKQLVEDGTLGRVLHVSGRYWTDYGSSPDVPFSWRFAGAPGTGALADVGSHLAYVAEFLAGEVQSVNGGMFTTAVTKRPIAAGFALRGQAVPLTGEFADVENDDYATFNARFGDGSVVGSLEVSRVATAHPNGLVIEVFCENGAARWDQERASEIGLALQSDGARLGGYRQVVLGPDHPYVAGGMAMDAPGVGWGQNQMFEYQARAFLDEVTGAADALPANATFDDGVHNMEVLDAVARSAAAGGSTETITEAVNA, from the coding sequence ATGAGCGACAGCATCGGCGTCGCCGTCATCGGGGCGGGCATGGCGGGCAAGGCCCACATGGCCGCGTGGCGGAACGCACCGTCCCTGTTCGGGTCGACCCTGCCGCCGGTGCGGCTCGTGTCGATCGGCGACGTGTACGAGCCGCTGGCCGCCGAGGCCGCGCAGCGCTTCGGGTACGCCCGGCACGACACCGACTGGCGGGCCATCGCGGCGGCGGACGACATCGACGTCGTGAGCGTCGTCGTCGCGAACACGCTGCACCGCGAGATCGTCGAGGGCCTGCTCGCCGCCGGCAAGCACGTGCTGTGCGAGAAGCCGCTGTCCGACTCGCTCGAGGACGCCCGGGCCATGGCCGCCGCTGCGGCACTCGCCGCCGACCGCGGGCAGACGGCACGCGTGGGCTTCACCTACCGTCGCGCACCCGGCCTCGCCGCGATCAAGCAGCTCGTCGAGGACGGCACCCTCGGCCGGGTCCTGCACGTCTCCGGACGGTACTGGACCGACTACGGCTCGTCGCCCGACGTCCCGTTCTCGTGGCGCTTCGCCGGCGCTCCCGGCACCGGCGCGCTCGCCGACGTCGGCTCGCACCTGGCGTACGTCGCGGAGTTCCTCGCGGGCGAGGTGCAGAGCGTCAACGGTGGCATGTTCACGACCGCCGTCACGAAGCGCCCGATCGCCGCGGGGTTCGCGCTCCGCGGCCAGGCCGTCCCGCTGACGGGCGAGTTCGCCGACGTCGAGAACGACGACTACGCGACGTTCAACGCCCGCTTCGGCGACGGCTCGGTGGTCGGGTCGCTCGAGGTCTCCCGGGTCGCGACGGCGCACCCGAACGGGCTCGTCATCGAGGTGTTCTGCGAGAACGGCGCCGCCCGCTGGGACCAGGAGCGCGCGTCCGAGATCGGCCTCGCACTGCAGTCCGACGGCGCACGGCTCGGGGGCTACCGCCAGGTCGTGCTCGGCCCGGACCACCCGTACGTCGCCGGCGGCATGGCGATGGACGCGCCCGGTGTCGGCTGGGGGCAGAACCAGATGTTCGAGTACCAGGCACGCGCATTCCTCGACGAGGTGACCGGCGCGGCCGATGCCCTGCCGGCGAACGCCACCTTCGACGACGGTGTGCACAACATGGAGGTCCTCGACGCGGTGGCACGGTCCGCCGCGGCCGGGGGATCGACGGAGACGATCACGGAAGCGGTCAACGCATGA
- a CDS encoding DUF58 domain-containing protein, with amino-acid sequence MSGSPAPSSFALRAGAVRSFLVRYGRRGLSLLRRTPFPRPTSRGWAVIAVGIGLIGGGLVGTTSVAVSAGLLLLVLVVLGIVMAFVVAAPLRGSRSTVRAIVQVGEVYRERITLGGTNLPVGPRSTLLVREQLDDGLVSMSTAETYATVGPRVPPAVLDVEALAMHRGRSLVGPVTIRVEDPFGLLRIDRPVVAAEEVVVVPATTPLAALDTGALAGAVSADEGRVGQGGSADDSELRPYRPGDPIRRVHWGQSARRGELHVRQTSQAQPPEAVIALDVRRESYQRLGRDDLAELSDLGGDAAFEHAVVVAASVARALAARTSRVLLVSDGPSGSTRHAGDAGGLTDVLVGLADVRIRSDAREVTDVLPDVRGRDVHGMTAVVTGHCTAEQAAELVSSTTGSSRGILATIVPPDPVVRGILDRGGWRTLVVPVAGAHTAGSIR; translated from the coding sequence ATGTCCGGGTCCCCGGCACCGTCGTCGTTCGCACTGCGGGCCGGTGCCGTGCGCTCGTTCCTCGTCCGGTACGGCCGCCGCGGGCTGTCGCTGCTGCGCCGGACACCGTTCCCCCGCCCGACCTCGCGCGGCTGGGCCGTCATCGCCGTCGGCATCGGGCTGATCGGCGGGGGACTGGTCGGGACGACGAGCGTCGCGGTGTCCGCGGGGCTGCTCCTGCTCGTGCTCGTGGTGCTCGGCATCGTGATGGCGTTCGTCGTCGCCGCGCCACTGCGCGGCAGCCGGAGCACCGTGCGGGCCATCGTGCAGGTCGGTGAGGTCTACCGGGAGCGCATCACGCTCGGTGGGACGAACCTGCCGGTCGGACCGCGGTCGACCCTGCTCGTGCGGGAGCAGCTCGACGACGGACTCGTGAGCATGTCCACCGCCGAGACCTACGCGACCGTGGGACCGCGCGTGCCACCGGCGGTCCTCGACGTCGAGGCCCTCGCGATGCACCGCGGCCGCAGTCTCGTCGGTCCGGTGACGATCCGCGTCGAGGACCCGTTCGGGCTCCTCCGCATCGACCGCCCCGTCGTCGCCGCCGAAGAGGTCGTGGTCGTGCCGGCCACGACACCGCTCGCCGCGCTCGACACCGGCGCGCTCGCGGGAGCCGTCTCGGCCGACGAGGGCCGGGTCGGTCAGGGCGGCTCGGCGGACGACAGCGAGCTCCGTCCCTACCGTCCGGGTGACCCGATCCGACGCGTGCACTGGGGGCAGAGCGCCCGCCGCGGCGAACTGCACGTCCGGCAGACCTCGCAGGCACAGCCGCCCGAGGCCGTGATCGCGCTCGACGTCCGACGAGAGTCGTACCAGCGGCTCGGCCGGGACGACCTCGCCGAGTTGTCCGACCTCGGCGGAGACGCGGCCTTCGAACACGCGGTCGTCGTGGCCGCCAGTGTCGCCCGCGCCCTCGCCGCGCGGACCTCGCGCGTGCTGCTCGTCAGCGACGGCCCGTCCGGCAGCACCCGGCACGCCGGGGACGCCGGCGGGCTGACGGACGTGCTCGTCGGACTCGCCGACGTCCGGATCCGCTCCGACGCGCGTGAGGTCACCGATGTCCTGCCCGACGTCCGCGGCCGTGACGTGCACGGCATGACCGCCGTCGTCACGGGGCACTGCACCGCCGAGCAGGCCGCCGAACTCGTCTCCTCGACCACCGGGTCGAGCCGGGGCATCCTCGCCACCATCGTCCCGCCGGACCCGGTCGTCCGCGGCATCCTCGACCGCGGCGGCTGGCGGACCCTCGTCGTCCCGGTCGCCGGGGCGCACACCGCCGGGAGCATCCGGTGA